Below is a genomic region from Microbacterium sp. KUDC0406.
CGCGCCGGCAGCGACGGCGATCGTGGAGGCGAGCGAGAACTGGCCCGCCTCGTCGATGACGAGCAGATCGAGTCCGCCGCGGTCGACGCGGCGAGTGTTGGCGAAGTCCCAGGCGGTGCCGCCCACGACGAAACCCTCCGGGTGCTCGCCGATGAAGGCCGCCATGCCGTCCTTGGGGATGACGGTGAAGGACGGTTCGGACTCGTCGTCCTTCGGCTTCTTCGCCACCTGGGCCGACGGCACTCCATCGGCGACGATGCGCTCGAGCAGCGTCTCGACGATCGCATGCGACTGGGCGACGACGCCGACCTTGAAGCCGTGGTCGCACACCAGCCGGGCGATCACCTGCGACCCCGTGAAGGTCTTACCGGTTCCGGGCGGGCCCTGCACGGCGATGTAGCTGCGGTCGAGGTCGAGCACACCGCGCACGATCGCGTCGATCGTGCGATCGTCGGCGTCGCCGGTGACCGGCGGCAGCGGGGCGCCAGTGCGGGTGCGGGGCACGGTCCGGCGCAGGATGTCGGTCGCGGCGTCGCGCGGGAACGCCGGCGCGGTGCGGTGCACGGCGTCGGCCCACTCCTCGATCGCCTTCTGCTGGTTCCCGACGTTCGGGGGTGACGCCGGGGTCAGCGCGATCGGCAGTTCGGACCAGGTCTCGCCCTGCACCGAGCGCTCACGGATGACGTAGCCGTCGTCGAGGACCTCCACGATCTCGACCTCGTGCGGCACCTGGATCACCCGTGAAGGAGCTTCGAGGGAGAACGGTGCTGGCATCGGGTACAGCGCGAACGGCCGACCGCCGATGCCGAGCGTGCTCCCCGGAGCGACCTCGCCACGCAGTTCGACGAGCCGGGTCAGGGCACGATTTCGCGGGCCCTCGCCGACCGCCCAGTCCTCTCGATGAGAGCTGCGTGCGGCGTCGACGCGCAGCACGTCCCGCGTGCTCTCCCACATCGACACCGGCTCGCGCAGCCGCTGGAAATGCGCCTGCCAGAAGCTCTTCGTCTCTCGCGGATGGTAGTCGATGGCCGCAGCAGCGACCCGGTAGACCTCCGCGTCGCTCTCGTCCGCGGCATCCGCCGCGTCGGCCATCAGCGCGACGGACAACGGCGAAGGCTCGTACGCGCGGGTCTCGGACTCGTCGGGCGGCGCAGGCAACACGCCCTCCTGCTTCGCGAGCCCGATCAGCCAGTCGCGCAGGCGCCGGGTCGAGACGCAGTCGTAGCGGTTGTAGTCGGCCAGATCGTCGAGGATGCCGCGGGCCTCGGCATCCTGCCCGGCGGCGAGCAGCTCACGAGCCTGCACGTACTTGACGATCGAGTCGTCGCCCTTCTGCACGTCGCTGGTGCGCACCTCGTCGCCCATGTAGAGCGGCTCGAGCTTCTTGATCGAGTACGACCGCGACCCGATGCGCACCGACCGCAGCACCAGCGGATAGAGATCGACGAAGACGCCCTCGCGCAGCAGTCTGTCGACGTCGGTCTCGCCGACGCCGTACCGGGCCGCCATCGCGGAGAGGTGCGAGGTCTCGTACGGCGCGTAGTGGTAGATGTGCATGTCGGGATGCGTCTGCCGCCGCAGCCTCACGAACTCGAGGAAGTCCAGCAGCGCCTGCCTCTCATCGGCGAAGGTGTGCGCCCACAGCGCGGAGTACTGCTCGGCGTTGTCGATCCAGCCGAACAGGTAGTCGATGCCCCACTCGGGCTTCTCGCCTTCGTCACCGACCGGTTCGGTGTACAGCGGATCGCCCTCGAAGTCGAAGAAGATGTCGCCCCGGCTGGGCCTGGGCATCAGGCCGATCGCGGTCGAGGAGACGAGTTCGAACGGCGGCGGCACGGTGGGATCGTCGACGACACCGAGCTGCAGACGCGCCTGTGCGCGGAGCGCCTGGAACGTGTCCATGTTCATGCCGTCAGGGGCCTCCGCCGCCACGGCGAGGTCGTCGATCGTGAGGATCCCGGCGGCGCGCAGCCGCTGGCGCTGCACCGGGCGCATCCGCGCGACCATCAGCAGATCGCGATGTGCGAGCACCTGCTCCTCGCACGTGGCGCAGCGCCCGCACGCGGTGATCTGCAGGTCGCCGCGGTCGTCGCCCCAGGCGAGGGGTGCCCCGCTGACGCCGTCCTCGATGCGCCGGTCGGCGATGAGCGCGCGCAGCCGCGCGCGTCGCACGTGGAACAGCGGCAGCAGGTCGTCGACGAGGTGGATGCTGGTGGATCCGTCGCCCAGGAGGAGGTCGACCTCGTCGGCGCGCGGGATGCCGAGGCGGTCGAGCTGGTCGACATATGCCGCAAGCTGCATGAGCGCCGTGACCCGGGCGGTGCGGGCGAGCTTGGTGTCCTGCACCCGCCAGCGCCCGTCCGCATCACGCAGCAGGAAGTCGGCGAAGCCGACGAACTCGGAGGTCGCGAACGCCGCCTGGAACACGACGGATGCACCGGAGCGCAGCGCCTGCTCGGTGTCGGCGACGACCGCACCGAGCGCCTCGGCGTCGGTGGAGGACACCTTGGGCAGCTCGACGACTCCCGGGCCGCCGTCCACCGAGGTGCCGAGGTCGTCGATGTACCGGTCGAGCGTGCGACGCTCATGCACGTCTCCGAGCTGCGCGGCACGGGCGAGCGTGGCATCTTCGGGCTCTTCGACGGCGGGGACCCTGCCGAGCTTGGCGTCGAGGGCGCGCGCCCAGGCGAACTCGCACTCGGCGGCCGCTTTCAGGTCACTCGCGCTCCAGACGACCCTCGTCGCGACGTCCTGCTCCGACCTGATGACCCGCACGGATGCCCCTTCCCATTGCCTGCTCCGAGGCTATCGGCAGGGTCGGACATCGCCGCCGTCGGCGGGGAGGGTCAGCGCCACCACTCGTCGTCGGGGGTCACCGGCAGGTGGCGCTTGTGCTGGGTGGACAGGTACTTGCCCTCGATGCGGCTCGCCACGTCGTCCGAGACCGGACGCTGCTCGAGGTAGTCGTCGATCTGCTCGTAGGTCAGACCGAGCTCGTCCTCGTCGGCGCGGCCGGGCTGCCCATCGAGCAGGTCGGCCGTCGGCACCTTCAGATAGAGCCGCTCCGGAGCTCCCAGCTCACGCAGCACAGCACGACCCTGGCGCTTGGTCAGACCTGAGAGCGGCAGGATGTCGGCGGCGCCGTCGCCGAACTTCGTGTAGAAGCCGGTCACGGCCTCGGCGGCGTGGTCGGTGCCGATCACCAGCATCCGATCGTGGCCGGCGAGGGCGAACTGCGTGACCATGCGGACGCGGGCCTTGATGTTGCCGCGGTTGAAGTCGGTGATACTCGCGCCGAGCCCGTTCTCGATGTCCTTCTCGACGCCGTCGACGCCGTTCTCGATGTTCACCTCGACAGCGCGGTCTGCCGCGATGAACGCCAGCGCGGCCTCGGCGTCATCCGCGTCGTGCTGCACGCGGTACGGCAGCCGCACGGCGAGGAACGAGGCCTCGCCACCCTCCGCGCGCACCCGTTCGACGGCGAGCTGTGCGAGCCGGCCCGCCAGCGTCGAGTCCTGACCGCCCGAGATGCCGAGCACGAACCCCTTCGCCCCGGTCGCGGACAGGTAGTCGGCGAGGAAGCCGATCCTGGCGTCGATCTCAGCGCGCGGGTCGATCTCGGGCTTCACTCCGAGAGCCTCGGCGATCTGCTGCTGCATGGTCACGGGCGTCCTCCTCCGACGGGTGTACACCAGTCTGTACCTGAGAGGATGGTTGCGTGAAACTCCTCGTCGCCGCCCTCGCCTCCGAGCTGCAGGCCTTTCCCGCCGAACTCCCCGGTTTCGACCGCCTCGTCACCGGACCGGGCAAGCTGAAGGCGGCCTACGGCCTGACGCGTGCGCTCGACGCCACGGCGTACGACGAGATCCTCGTGGTGGGCACGGCCGGCGCCGTGGACGACGACCTCGACTCGGGCGTCTACGAGGTCAGCGCCGCGATCCAGCACGATGTGCAGGACCTGGACGGCGTGGTCGGGCAGCACGTCTCGCTGCCCTCGCACGTCGAGACCGGACGCGACGGACACACGATCGCGACCGGTGACATCTTCGTCGACGACGTCGACGCCGTCGCCCGCATCCGCTCGCTCGGGGGCGTGCTCGTCGACATGGAGACGTTCTCGTACATCTGGGTCGCGCAGCAGTTCGGTGTGCCGATCCGCGTGCTGCGAGCGGTCTCGGATCGGGCGCAGGATGGAGCGACGCAGCTCTGGGACGAGGTTGTCGCGGCCTGCAGCGCGCAGCTCTGGGAGCGTGTGAAGGACGAGTACGCGGTCTAGACCGGCGCGTCGTCGAGACCAGCGCTTCGCGCTGCAGTTCCTGACGCTCGCAGCGCTTCGCGCTGCAGTTCGTGTCTCGCGCGGCAGACATAAGCGCAGCGCGAACCCAAGAGTGCAGCACGAACCCGAAACGTGCAGCGTAGGCCGGACTGCACAGCGCAAGCAACGCCATTCAGCGTGTGAAGGACGAGTACGCGGTCTAGACCGGCGCGTCGATCACGCTCGGGCCGTCGGGCAGCGTGCGAACGGTGAGCTGACCGGGGATCTGCTCCTGCATCGCCTCGACGTGACTGATCACTCCGACCGTGCGGCCGCCCTGGCGCAGCTCGTCGAGCGTGCGCATCGCGACCTCGAGGGTGTCCGCGTCGAGCGATCCGAAGCCCTCGTCGATGAACAGCGTGTCGAGCCGGATGCCGCCGGCCCTGGCAGTGACGACCTCGGCGAGCCCGAGGGCCAGCGCGAGCGACGACAGGAACGTCTCGCCGCCGGACAGGGACCGCGCAGGCCTGGTCTGGCCTGTGAAGGCGTCGAAGACGACGATGCCCAGGCCGGATGCCGCGCCGCGGCCGGCGAGGGCGTCGGAGTGCCGCAGCTGGTACCGCCCGGCCGACATGTCGTGCAGGCGCAGATTGGCGGCAGCCACGATCTCTTCGAGCTCGGCGGCGAGCACGAAGGTCTCGAGACTCATCTTGCGCGTGTTCGCGCCGCGCCCGGCGAGGGCGTCTGCGAGGCCCCGCAGCACGTCGTACTCGGCCTGCTGCTCGGCGCCCGCCGCATGCTCCGATGCGACGGTGCGGGTCAGACCGGTCAGCTGAGTCAGAGTGCCACGCGTGCGGTTGGCGGCGTCGACCGCAGCCAGCCAGCCGTCGCGGGCGTCCGCGGCGGCCTGCTCGGCCGGGGTGAGGTCGACCGGATCCTCGGGCAGGGTGCGCAGTTCGAGGTCGAGCAGGGTCGCACGCTCTTTACCGAGGGCGACCGCATGCGCGGTGATCCTGTCATCGAGGGCAGCGAGCTCGGCGGGTGCGAGCAGGGCCGCCTCGGCGGCGGTCGCCTCGTCGAACGGCGAGTGCTGCAGGGCGGCCGTCCGGTCGGCCATGGCCTCGGATGCCGCGGTCGCGCGCACCTCGCGGTTCTCGATCGCGTCGGCGAGCGTCCCCGCGTCTGCGGCCTGCTCGGTCACCAGCGCGATACGAACGGCCACCGACGGATGCTCCGCCCTGGCCTCCGTGATGAGGGCCTCGGCCTGAGCCGCCGTCTGCTCGGCGAGGGCGAGCCGCTCGCGCGCACCGGAGAGCCGTTGCTCGGCTTCGGCGCGGCGCTGCTCGTTCTGATCGCGGCGGGTCGTGGTGACCTGCAGTTCGGTGTCGAGCAGCACCACCTGTTCGGCGGCCTCGCGCGCGGCGGTGAGCTCGATCGTCGCGCTCTCGAGTTCGGCCGCGGCCTGCTCGGGTGTGCGGCCGTCGGCGCGCTCGCGCAGGGCGGCGAGAGCGACTCGCAAGGTCGATTCGTGCTCGGAAGCCGCACGCTCGGCAACGGCAGCGGCGTCGCGCGCGGTCTCGGCCGCGGCGATGTCGTCGGCCGACACCGGGTCGGCGTGCTCGGCAGGCTGCGGATGCTCGGTGGATCCGCACACCGCACAGGGCTTGCCGGGGATGAGCGCGGTGGCCAGTTCGCCGGCGAACCCGTCGAGCCGCCGTCGGCGCAGGGAGGCGAGGGCACTCTGTGCGGCGGCGTGCGCCGTGCTCGCCTCGACCACCGTGCGTTCTGCGTCGGCCTGCGCAGCGGACTGCTGCTCGGCGTCGACGGCCGCGACACGACGACGCTCGGCAGCATCTCTCATGCGGGTGAGGTCGTCCACGCGGTCGGCGTGCCGGCGGGTCGCGTCACGGCGTTCCGTGAGCTCGACGAGCCGAGCGGGAAGCTCCTCCCGTTCGCGCTCGACGGCGTCGAGGGCGTCTGCGGCATCGGCGACGGCCTGACGAGCGGATGCCACGGTCGCGGTGCGTTCCGTGGTCTGCTGCTCGAGTCCGGCAGCGCGCTGCCACGCGCCGATCTCGCGGGTGCGGGCGGAGGCCCAGGTGCGGAGCACGGCGGACTCGTTCCCGGTCGTTGAGCGAAGGCGCTCCCGCGCCGCAGACGAGACGTCGAGACGTTCATCGGAGTCCGTGGAGCGTTTCGTCTCGCTGCGCTCGCTCAACGACCCCGAGACGTCAGAGCGAATCCGCTCGCTCAACGACCCCGAGACGTCAGAGCGAATCCGCTCGCTCAACGACCCCGAGACGTCAGAGCGAATCCGCTCGCTCAACGACCCGGAGACGTCGATGCCGTGCGCGTCCCAGATCGCGCGGGCCTCGACCTCGGATTCTGCGGCCGTCTCGAGAGCCCTCTCGGCGCGCGTCGCGGCCTGGATCACGCTGCGCAGCGCCTCCGCAGCTCGTGCCCGATCGCGTCGTTCCTTCGCCTCGGCGATCTCCTCGGCCTGCCTCTCCAGGGCGTCGAGCGCGGAGCGTGCCCGGTCGCGCTCGCTCTGCGCCTGGCGCAGCTCCTTGAGGTCGGCAAGGCCGGCATCCGCGGTGGCGAGCCGCTTCTCGGCGTCGTCGCGCTCGGCATCCAGCCGCTCTGCGCGGTATTCACCGCGCGCGACCGCTCGGCGCAGCGCCTCGATCCGATCCCCGGCGTCCGCCCCGCGGTGAGCCCCGCTTCGTCGCCGCCCAGCTCGGCCTCCGCGACGAGGGCCTCGGCCTGCTCCAGCCGCGCCTCGACTGTCGCCTGCCGGGCGCCGAGCGCCTGCTCCGCAGCTCGACGTCGCTCGTCGAACCTCGCCTGATAGTCCTCGAACCGCTCCGTGCCGAACAGCCGGCGCAGCAGCTTCTGCCGGTCGCGGCTGTCGGAGAGCAGGAAGTCGGCGAACCGGTTCTGCGCGAGCAGGATCACCTGCAGGAACTGCTCCTGGGTCAGCTGCAGGATGTCGGCGAGCTCGTTCGCGACATCGACCGCGCGTGCCGCGCGGCCCACCCAACCGGCATCCGTCCGCTCCTCGAGCGAGACCGCGGCTGCCTGCTTGGTCAGCCCGCCGCCGCGCTTCGCCGGACGCAGGTACTCGGGCGAACGGGTGACCCGGAACCGCCCGGCGACCGTGCTGAACTCGACGACGACCTCCGTGGGCTCATCGGGCTCGCTGTGGTCACTGCGCAGGCGCTTCTCGCCGCCGTCGTAGCGCGGAACGCCGCCGTAGAGTCCGAAGCACACGGCGTCGAGGATCGACGACTTGCCCGCCCCGGTGCGCCCGCCGATGAGGAAGATGCCGTCGTCAGCGAACGCGTCGAAGTCGACGACCTGTCGTGCCCGGAAGGGGCCGAACCCCTCGACCTCCAGTCGATGCAGTCTCACACCAGCGCCTCGGCGCGCACCCGGTCGTCGAGCACCTCGCGGATCAGCTCGGCCTCGCGGTCCGTTGCCCCGGCCCCCGCACGGACGTGCTCGAGGAAGGCCTCGATGCGCTCGGTGTCGGTCACTGCGCCGTGCAGGCGCTGTGCGTACGACCTCTCTTCGACGGCGTCGGCACCGGCCGGCGCGTGCTGCACCAGAGCGCAGAACGGGAACCGCTCCCGCAGCCGCCGCATCGGCTCGTGCTGCGGCACGGGGTCGGTGTAGACCGCGCAGACCCAGTCGTCGGCATGAGCGGCGATTTTCTCGTCCGTGAGGATCTCGGCGAGCGGGCCGGTCAGGGTGACCAGCCGGCGCGGCACCGGCAGCGCCAGCCACTCGGCGGAGGCCAGCCCCTCGGCATCCAGCTCGACCAGCCAGGAGCCGCGCTCCTTGTGCTGCTCGCCGAAGCTGTAGTGCAGCGGAGCACCCGAGTACCGCACCCGATCGCTGAGCCGCTGACGCCCGTGGATGTGCCCGAGCGCAACGTAGTCGGGGCCGTCGAACACGGCCAGCGGCACCACGTCGAGTCCGCCCTGGCGAACCTCGCGCTCGAGGCCCGTGGTCGCGTCGACCCCGGCGGCGAAGCAGTGCGCGATCGCGACCGAACGGCCGGGGTTCTGCGCGATTCCCTCGCGCACGAGGTCCATCGCGTGCGCCATGGTCTGCGCCTGGTTCTTCAGCGACGCTTCCGGCCAGTGCTGCCGCACGATCGCCGGCTCGAGGTAGGGCACGCCGAAGAACCGCACGTGCCCGTGCTCGTCGTCGACCGTCACCGGCGAGGCGATCGCCGTGGGGTCGGTCAGCACGTGGATGCCCTCGCGCAGCAGGCGGGAGTGGAACCCGAGCCGCGCGGCGGAGTCGTGGTTGCCGCTCGTGACGATGACCGTCGCCCCGGTCTCGTGCAGGGCGACCAGCGCGTCATCGAGCAGCGTGTAGGCCGAGGCGGCGGGCGTCGCGGAGTCGAAGACATCACCCGCGACGATCACGACGTCGACGTCATTTTCGCGCACCTGCGCCACCAGCGCCTCGAGCACGGCTCCGAGCGCATCGAGCGTGGCGTGCCCGTGGAAGGTGCGCCCGATGTGCCAGTCGGAGGTGTGCAGGATTCGCATACTTCCAAGGTACGGACGGCCTCCGACATCGCCCTCGAGGCGTGCCGAACACAGGAGCGGAAGGTCCCCTGACCCACCCTCATCGCGACGACCGGCACGGGGTGATGCGACATGCGCTGTGCGCTGTCACCGGTGCGTTGTGCGGGGCTGCATCGTGCAATCGATGGGCTGCCCTCCGCCCGGAGTCGACCGACTTGCCCCGCCGGTCAAGGGGGTGTGCCCGCTTCGTCGTGACTACCGACTTCCGCTCTACTCGTCCAGTTCGTTCCCCCAGTTCGCCTGCTGGATGCTGCTGTCGAGCTCGCGCAGCTCTCTCGCGACGGCATCCGCTCTGGTGTGCAGCTCGCCGACCGGCAGCGCCGGGAGTTGACGCAGCTCCGAGCGCATCTGACGCAGGTATGCATGATCCGAGCCGGAGGCCGCCGCTGCGGCATCCGACAGCAGCGAGTGCCGCAGCCGGAGCACGTCGCGGGTGGCGAGCGCGTCGGTCATCGTGCCCTCGCCGACGGCGACGCGACCGTTTGTCGCGTTGATCCGGCGGATCAGGTCGCGCAGCTGATCGAGCGCGGCATCCGCCTCGACGAGCAGTGCGGACGCATCCTCGGCAGGCTCCTCGCCCTCCTGATAGCGGGCGCTGTCCGCGATCCTCTTGCGAAGCTGCTCGATGCGTCGCTGCAGATCGGAGCGGACGGACAATGCCTCAGCGAGTCTCATCCCGCCATGCTCACACAGCCCGGCACGCGGATGCCAGAGCCAGTCGGGAATCCCCGCAGTCAGCGCCGGCGCAGCAGACCCTGCTTCTCAGGATGCGCGTCGAACCAGTCGGCGACGTACCAGCACACCGGATCGATCGTGCGGTCGCCGCGGGACTCGATGTCGGCGACGGCGCCCTCGGTCACCACGGCCGCGTAGCCGCGGCCGCGGAACGTCGGGATCGTGAACGCCCTGGTCAGCGCGACGGTGCGACCGTCGTCGCGGTAGTCCAGCACGCTCACGAGGGTGCCGTCGTGCATCAACGTGTAGCGCGAGGCATCCTTCTCGTCCGCCAGCCGGAAGCCCTGGGTGTGCGCGTCGATCTTCACCACTCCACGCTACGTCCGAAATCGGAGGCCGAGGCCGGACCTCCCGGGCAGCTGAAGGCGTTTCGTCTCGCTCCGCTCGCTCGACGACCGGTGGAGGGAAGGCGTTTCGTCTCGCTCCGCTCGCTCAACGACCGGTGGAGGGCAGGCGTTTCGTCTCGCTCCGCTCGCTCAACGACCGGTCCCCGGCAGGGCCACCAGGTGCCCGTCGCCGACGTCTTGCAGCGCCGGCCGCGGAGCATCCTGTTCGTCCCACTCCCTGCTCACCCGGCGGCCGCGGCGCCGGCCGCGCTGGCGCGGATCGGCGATCGGCACGGCCGCGAGCAGCTCCCGCGTGTACGGATGCTGCGGCGAGCCGAAGATCTGGTCGCGGGTGCCCTGCTCGACGATCCGCCCGCGGTACATGATCGCCACGCTCGTGCACATGTGCTCGACCACGCTGAGGTCGTGCGAGATGAACAGGAAAGAGGTGCGCTGCCGGTCGCGCAGATCGGTCAGCAGGTTCACGATCTGTCCCTGCACCGAGACATCGAGCGCCGAGACGGGCTCGTCGGCGACGACGAACTCGGGCCGCAGCGCCATCGCCCGCGCGATCACGATGCGCTGCCGCTGCCCGCCGGAGAACTCGTGCGGGTAGCGGTCGAGGGCGTCCGCCTCCATGCCGCACTGCGCGAGCACCTCGACGACGCGGTCGCGCTCATCGTGCTTGCCGGCCAGGCCGTGCGCACGCATCGGCTCGCCGATCGCCGCGGCGATCGAAAGGCGCGGATTCAGCGCGCTGAACGGATCCTGGAAGACGTACTGCATCTTCGGGCGCAGCCGGC
It encodes:
- a CDS encoding TM0106 family RecB-like putative nuclease codes for the protein MRVIRSEQDVATRVVWSASDLKAAAECEFAWARALDAKLGRVPAVEEPEDATLARAAQLGDVHERRTLDRYIDDLGTSVDGGPGVVELPKVSSTDAEALGAVVADTEQALRSGASVVFQAAFATSEFVGFADFLLRDADGRWRVQDTKLARTARVTALMQLAAYVDQLDRLGIPRADEVDLLLGDGSTSIHLVDDLLPLFHVRRARLRALIADRRIEDGVSGAPLAWGDDRGDLQITACGRCATCEEQVLAHRDLLMVARMRPVQRQRLRAAGILTIDDLAVAAEAPDGMNMDTFQALRAQARLQLGVVDDPTVPPPFELVSSTAIGLMPRPSRGDIFFDFEGDPLYTEPVGDEGEKPEWGIDYLFGWIDNAEQYSALWAHTFADERQALLDFLEFVRLRRQTHPDMHIYHYAPYETSHLSAMAARYGVGETDVDRLLREGVFVDLYPLVLRSVRIGSRSYSIKKLEPLYMGDEVRTSDVQKGDDSIVKYVQARELLAAGQDAEARGILDDLADYNRYDCVSTRRLRDWLIGLAKQEGVLPAPPDESETRAYEPSPLSVALMADAADAADESDAEVYRVAAAAIDYHPRETKSFWQAHFQRLREPVSMWESTRDVLRVDAARSSHREDWAVGEGPRNRALTRLVELRGEVAPGSTLGIGGRPFALYPMPAPFSLEAPSRVIQVPHEVEIVEVLDDGYVIRERSVQGETWSELPIALTPASPPNVGNQQKAIEEWADAVHRTAPAFPRDAATDILRRTVPRTRTGAPLPPVTGDADDRTIDAIVRGVLDLDRSYIAVQGPPGTGKTFTGSQVIARLVCDHGFKVGVVAQSHAIVETLLERIVADGVPSAQVAKKPKDDESEPSFTVIPKDGMAAFIGEHPEGFVVGGTAWDFANTRRVDRGGLDLLVIDEAGQFSLASTIAVAAGAQRLLLLGDPQQLPQVSQGTHPEPVDTSALGWVMAGHQVIDPAHGYFLATSWRMHPAVAAPVSRLSYAGQLASAPGADGRLVDGVEPGLHVMPVRHRGNATQSPEEADEVVRIVRDLLGRAYTDGMTDAAPRPLEQEDVIVVAPYNAQKQLIHESLVAAGFGQVAVGTVDNFQGKEAVVSITSLAASSGRDAPRGPEFLLLQNRLNVAISRAKSVAYLVHSPALLDDLPWTPEGVARLSAFARLVGADHG
- the nadE gene encoding ammonia-dependent NAD(+) synthetase, producing MQQQIAEALGVKPEIDPRAEIDARIGFLADYLSATGAKGFVLGISGGQDSTLAGRLAQLAVERVRAEGGEASFLAVRLPYRVQHDADDAEAALAFIAADRAVEVNIENGVDGVEKDIENGLGASITDFNRGNIKARVRMVTQFALAGHDRMLVIGTDHAAEAVTGFYTKFGDGAADILPLSGLTKRQGRAVLRELGAPERLYLKVPTADLLDGQPGRADEDELGLTYEQIDDYLEQRPVSDDVASRIEGKYLSTQHKRHLPVTPDDEWWR
- a CDS encoding phosphorylase family protein, with protein sequence MKLLVAALASELQAFPAELPGFDRLVTGPGKLKAAYGLTRALDATAYDEILVVGTAGAVDDDLDSGVYEVSAAIQHDVQDLDGVVGQHVSLPSHVETGRDGHTIATGDIFVDDVDAVARIRSLGGVLVDMETFSYIWVAQQFGVPIRVLRAVSDRAQDGATQLWDEVVAACSAQLWERVKDEYAV
- a CDS encoding SbcC/MukB-like Walker B domain-containing protein, encoding MIQAATRAERALETAAESEVEARAIWDAHGIDVSGSLSERIRSDVSGSLSERIRSDVSGSLSERIRSDVSGSLSERSETKRSTDSDERLDVSSAARERLRSTTGNESAVLRTWASARTREIGAWQRAAGLEQQTTERTATVASARQAVADAADALDAVEREREELPARLVELTERRDATRRHADRVDDLTRMRDAAERRRVAAVDAEQQSAAQADAERTVVEASTAHAAAQSALASLRRRRLDGFAGELATALIPGKPCAVCGSTEHPQPAEHADPVSADDIAAAETARDAAAVAERAASEHESTLRVALAALRERADGRTPEQAAAELESATIELTAAREAAEQVVLLDTELQVTTTRRDQNEQRRAEAEQRLSGARERLALAEQTAAQAEALITEARAEHPSVAVRIALVTEQAADAGTLADAIENREVRATAASEAMADRTAALQHSPFDEATAAEAALLAPAELAALDDRITAHAVALGKERATLLDLELRTLPEDPVDLTPAEQAAADARDGWLAAVDAANRTRGTLTQLTGLTRTVASEHAAGAEQQAEYDVLRGLADALAGRGANTRKMSLETFVLAAELEEIVAAANLRLHDMSAGRYQLRHSDALAGRGAASGLGIVVFDAFTGQTRPARSLSGGETFLSSLALALGLAEVVTARAGGIRLDTLFIDEGFGSLDADTLEVAMRTLDELRQGGRTVGVISHVEAMQEQIPGQLTVRTLPDGPSVIDAPV
- a CDS encoding AAA family ATPase, producing the protein MRLHRLEVEGFGPFRARQVVDFDAFADDGIFLIGGRTGAGKSSILDAVCFGLYGGVPRYDGGEKRLRSDHSEPDEPTEVVVEFSTVAGRFRVTRSPEYLRPAKRGGGLTKQAAAVSLEERTDAGWVGRAARAVDVANELADILQLTQEQFLQVILLAQNRFADFLLSDSRDRQKLLRRLFGTERFEDYQARFDERRRAAEQALGARQATVEARLEQAEALVAEAELGGDEAGLTAGRTPGIGSRRCAERSRAVNTAQSGWMPSATTPRSGSPPRMPALPTSRSCARRRASATGHAPRSTPWRGRPRRSPRRRNDAIGHELRRRCAA
- a CDS encoding exonuclease SbcCD subunit D gives rise to the protein MRILHTSDWHIGRTFHGHATLDALGAVLEALVAQVRENDVDVVIVAGDVFDSATPAASAYTLLDDALVALHETGATVIVTSGNHDSAARLGFHSRLLREGIHVLTDPTAIASPVTVDDEHGHVRFFGVPYLEPAIVRQHWPEASLKNQAQTMAHAMDLVREGIAQNPGRSVAIAHCFAAGVDATTGLEREVRQGGLDVVPLAVFDGPDYVALGHIHGRQRLSDRVRYSGAPLHYSFGEQHKERGSWLVELDAEGLASAEWLALPVPRRLVTLTGPLAEILTDEKIAAHADDWVCAVYTDPVPQHEPMRRLRERFPFCALVQHAPAGADAVEERSYAQRLHGAVTDTERIEAFLEHVRAGAGATDREAELIREVLDDRVRAEALV
- a CDS encoding DIP1984 family protein, which codes for MRLAEALSVRSDLQRRIEQLRKRIADSARYQEGEEPAEDASALLVEADAALDQLRDLIRRINATNGRVAVGEGTMTDALATRDVLRLRHSLLSDAAAAASGSDHAYLRQMRSELRQLPALPVGELHTRADAVARELRELDSSIQQANWGNELDE
- a CDS encoding GNAT family N-acetyltransferase produces the protein MHDGTLVSVLDYRDDGRTVALTRAFTIPTFRGRGYAAVVTEGAVADIESRGDRTIDPVCWYVADWFDAHPEKQGLLRRR
- a CDS encoding ATP-binding cassette domain-containing protein gives rise to the protein MSTTTEPLVEATDIVKHFVTSSRSARRSRGDDRGGQKRTVKAVDGVTLRIREGEMFGLVGESGSGKTTFGQALLRMHEPTSGSVRFRGEEILELGRKDLRRLRPKMQYVFQDPFSALNPRLSIAAAIGEPMRAHGLAGKHDERDRVVEVLAQCGMEADALDRYPHEFSGGQRQRIVIARAMALRPEFVVADEPVSALDVSVQGQIVNLLTDLRDRQRTSFLFISHDLSVVEHMCTSVAIMYRGRIVEQGTRDQIFGSPQHPYTRELLAAVPIADPRQRGRRRGRRVSREWDEQDAPRPALQDVGDGHLVALPGTGR